One genomic window of Spartobacteria bacterium includes the following:
- a CDS encoding transaldolase: MSEVLPRNAGSPPSINNLKVKIYSDGADIDSILEAQRSGIVKGFTTNPTLMARSGVVHYLNFAQEVLSRVKALPVSFEVFSDDLGGMKEQALVLADLADNVYVKIPVTNTRRESTASVVRELSARGVKLNVTAIFSLRQVKEVVDALATNTPAVVSIFAGRIADTGMDPLPLMKEAQAVIKAKRPLAELLWASPREVFNIIQADQMGCDIITVTPELLGKAGNLGRELEDFSLDTVKMFYQDACKSGFTIEKERTMT, encoded by the coding sequence TTTATTCGGATGGAGCCGATATTGATTCGATTCTGGAAGCGCAGCGGTCGGGCATTGTAAAGGGGTTTACGACGAACCCAACACTAATGGCACGATCTGGCGTGGTTCATTATCTAAACTTCGCACAGGAAGTGCTGAGCCGAGTAAAGGCTTTGCCCGTTTCATTTGAAGTCTTTTCAGATGATCTGGGCGGAATGAAGGAACAGGCACTGGTTCTGGCGGATTTAGCGGACAACGTGTATGTCAAAATCCCTGTAACCAATACACGTCGCGAATCCACGGCATCGGTGGTGCGCGAACTTAGTGCACGCGGAGTTAAACTTAATGTAACCGCCATTTTTTCGCTCAGACAGGTGAAGGAAGTTGTCGATGCTCTAGCCACAAATACGCCGGCAGTAGTCTCGATTTTTGCTGGGCGTATTGCGGATACAGGTATGGATCCACTCCCCCTTATGAAGGAGGCTCAGGCAGTCATCAAAGCTAAACGCCCGCTTGCAGAGTTGCTTTGGGCCAGTCCGCGCGAAGTGTTCAACATTATTCAAGCCGACCAAATGGGGTGCGACATTATAACTGTTACGCCAGAGTTGCTGGGCAAAGCCGGAAATTTAGGTCGTGAACTGGAAGATTTCTCGCTTGATACAGTAAAAATGTTTTATCAGGACGCATGCAAAAGCGGATTCACCATTGAAAAAGAACGGACCATGACATGA